A genomic region of Prevotella scopos JCM 17725 contains the following coding sequences:
- a CDS encoding lipocalin-like domain-containing protein — protein MKRIKILSIVLPLLALLLSSCSLETDNDADRMEGMWHLVKIESTTGVASEDLSEQVIFWSFQAKLLQMEDKTGNHNSYLYRFRIDNDQLTLTSPYQFDRENGDRPLSAYESTLALYGIKSLTPVFRIEELDRRKMVLNDGSVRLYFDKF, from the coding sequence ATGAAAAGAATAAAGATATTATCCATCGTTTTGCCATTGTTGGCACTCCTCCTCTCCTCTTGTTCGTTGGAGACGGATAACGATGCCGACAGAATGGAGGGAATGTGGCACCTCGTGAAGATTGAATCTACGACAGGCGTTGCGAGTGAAGACTTGAGTGAGCAAGTTATCTTCTGGTCTTTCCAAGCAAAGCTCTTGCAGATGGAGGATAAGACAGGTAACCACAATAGTTATCTCTATCGCTTCCGGATTGACAATGACCAGCTGACGTTGACATCTCCTTATCAGTTTGATCGTGAGAATGGCGACCGCCCACTATCTGCTTATGAGTCAACATTGGCGCTTTATGGTATTAAAAGTCTTACGCCTGTCTTCCGAATCGAAGAGTTAGACAGACGAAAGATGGTATTGAATGATGGAAGTGTAAGACTTTACTTTGACAAGTTCTAA
- the porQ gene encoding type IX secretion system protein PorQ, producing the protein MKKIVFTLLLTLFAAVMRAQESQTEYNFLRLPVSAHAAALGGENITIIEDDPSLMFSNPALASSVSDKTVGLSYMNYMHGANYMGASYTKALGEKATLAGGVQYMNYGKMKEVDANNVQTGTFSANEIAIEGIFAYELARNLMGGITAKFITSYIGNYNSMAVGVDLGLNWYEPERQWSVSLVAKNLGGQIKAYEEDYGKMPIDVQVGVSKTFTALPVRLSATLVDLTHYDYRFINHLNLGADILLSESIWVGGGYNFRRSDEMTVGKSDYASAHGAGFSVGAGINLEQFKLNLAYSKYHAASNSIIVNLAYTF; encoded by the coding sequence ATGAAAAAAATCGTTTTCACCCTCCTCTTAACCCTTTTTGCAGCTGTAATGCGGGCACAGGAGAGTCAAACTGAATACAACTTTTTGCGCCTGCCTGTGAGTGCGCACGCCGCTGCTTTGGGCGGAGAGAATATAACCATTATTGAGGACGACCCTTCACTGATGTTCTCCAACCCTGCACTGGCTTCATCGGTGAGCGATAAAACGGTCGGACTGAGCTATATGAATTATATGCATGGAGCCAATTATATGGGTGCTTCATATACCAAAGCCTTGGGCGAAAAAGCTACGCTGGCGGGTGGTGTGCAATATATGAACTATGGAAAGATGAAGGAAGTTGATGCCAATAACGTGCAAACGGGTACTTTCTCTGCTAATGAAATCGCTATTGAAGGTATCTTTGCCTACGAATTAGCACGTAACTTGATGGGTGGTATCACAGCTAAATTTATCACTTCCTATATTGGGAATTACAACTCAATGGCTGTTGGCGTAGATCTCGGTCTGAACTGGTATGAACCTGAGAGACAATGGTCGGTATCATTGGTTGCCAAGAACCTCGGTGGTCAGATTAAGGCTTACGAAGAGGATTATGGTAAGATGCCAATTGATGTACAGGTGGGTGTGAGCAAGACCTTCACTGCTCTGCCTGTGAGATTGTCGGCAACGCTTGTCGATCTCACGCATTACGACTATCGTTTCATTAATCACCTGAATCTGGGTGCAGACATCTTACTCTCTGAAAGTATCTGGGTTGGTGGTGGTTATAACTTCCGCCGGTCGGACGAGATGACAGTTGGCAAGAGTGACTATGCCAGTGCGCATGGAGCTGGCTTCAGTGTTGGAGCAGGTATCAACCTCGAACAGTTCAAACTCAACCTTGCCTATAGTAAGTATCATGCTGCTAGCAATTCGATTATAGTCAACCTTGCTTATACTTTCTAA
- a CDS encoding capsule assembly Wzi family protein, with amino-acid sequence MKKLFSTLLVLLTTLTIQAQYQEPVRRDTSRLQPLKGLEYKVEMQGSLSKGRTPLWLNANKYGLSSLETANGYLRGGIERPLATDEGRKFGLGYGLDVVAPINYTSKAIIQQAYVEGRWLHGTLTVGAKEEPMQLKDNELSSGSQTLGINARPIPQVRLALPDYWTLPFANGWLHLKGHIAYGMMTDQNWQHDFTAKQSKFTDHGLYHSKAGYLKIGNEEVFCPWSLEMGLEMVSLFGGTSYLPDGHGGMNVSENGKGIRDFWNAFVPGGADKGETTYQNVQGDQLGSWVMRLNYEGDWNSFSLYADKFFEDHSAMFQLDYDGYGEGNEWQEKKQRRYLVYDFKDWLLGFEYRYKPDNWLNTLVIEYLYSKYQSGPIYHDHTMTIADHIGGKDNYYNHYIFPGYQHWGQAMGNPLYRSPIYNDDGNIYFDDNRFVAFHIGLGGRPAEYLKWRFLGTWQEGLGTYEKPYTKKRHNVSLMGEATYTLHGERLPEWMRGVDVRMGIGADFGSILRGNNYGMQLTITKRGLLGKQ; translated from the coding sequence ATGAAGAAGTTATTTTCAACCTTATTAGTCTTGTTGACTACATTGACAATACAAGCCCAATATCAAGAGCCGGTGCGACGTGACACGTCACGGTTGCAGCCATTAAAAGGCTTAGAATATAAGGTGGAGATGCAGGGGAGCCTTTCAAAAGGTAGAACCCCACTATGGCTGAATGCTAATAAGTATGGACTTAGTTCGTTGGAGACAGCGAACGGCTATCTGCGTGGGGGCATAGAACGCCCACTAGCGACAGATGAAGGGAGGAAATTTGGCTTAGGCTATGGGTTAGACGTTGTCGCTCCTATCAATTATACCAGTAAAGCCATCATTCAGCAGGCTTACGTTGAGGGGCGATGGTTACACGGAACACTGACAGTCGGAGCGAAGGAAGAACCTATGCAGTTGAAGGACAACGAACTCAGTTCGGGTTCACAGACATTGGGTATCAACGCCCGTCCCATCCCTCAGGTTCGTTTGGCACTACCAGACTATTGGACATTGCCTTTTGCGAATGGCTGGTTACATCTGAAAGGTCATATCGCTTATGGAATGATGACTGACCAAAATTGGCAACATGACTTCACTGCCAAGCAATCGAAGTTTACGGATCATGGACTCTATCATTCGAAGGCGGGCTATCTGAAGATTGGCAATGAAGAAGTGTTTTGTCCGTGGTCGTTAGAGATGGGGTTGGAGATGGTCAGCCTCTTCGGTGGCACTTCCTATCTCCCTGACGGACATGGAGGTATGAATGTTTCTGAAAATGGAAAGGGAATACGCGATTTTTGGAATGCCTTTGTCCCTGGAGGTGCTGACAAAGGTGAGACAACCTATCAGAACGTACAGGGCGACCAACTGGGCAGCTGGGTGATGCGTCTCAACTATGAGGGCGACTGGAACAGCTTTTCACTCTATGCCGACAAGTTCTTTGAGGACCATTCAGCTATGTTTCAGCTCGACTATGATGGTTATGGTGAGGGCAATGAGTGGCAAGAGAAGAAGCAACGTCGCTATCTGGTTTATGACTTCAAGGACTGGCTCTTAGGTTTTGAATATCGTTATAAGCCTGACAATTGGTTGAACACTCTTGTCATTGAATATCTTTATTCAAAGTATCAGAGTGGTCCGATATACCATGATCACACGATGACCATAGCCGATCATATCGGAGGAAAGGATAACTATTATAACCATTACATCTTCCCAGGCTATCAGCATTGGGGACAAGCAATGGGTAATCCGCTTTATCGTTCACCTATCTACAATGATGATGGCAATATCTACTTTGATGATAATCGTTTTGTTGCGTTTCACATAGGTTTAGGCGGTCGACCTGCAGAGTACCTTAAGTGGCGTTTTCTGGGTACATGGCAAGAAGGCTTGGGAACTTACGAAAAACCCTATACGAAGAAACGACATAATGTGAGTCTGATGGGTGAGGCTACTTATACGCTTCATGGGGAACGACTCCCCGAGTGGATGCGTGGTGTTGATGTGCGAATGGGTATAGGAGCCGACTTTGGTTCAATCCTTCGTGGCAATAACTATGGTATGCAACTGACAATTACAAAACGAGGGTTATTGGGAAAGCAATAA